The Rissa tridactyla isolate bRisTri1 chromosome 6, bRisTri1.patW.cur.20221130, whole genome shotgun sequence genome includes a region encoding these proteins:
- the ERFE gene encoding erythroferrone isoform X6: MRLPELCLALLCAAAGTGSPGSARDQPPGAAGGRAEGAGRGVPGAAAPRVGGVDPRHAWMLLAGSPGRARGSRARGRTGTVRDGTGAGTAQAALKVGVPGPASVPPGTLAVLEELLRELQLLLKVRREQRRKWQPCRGNRLRVLVCVQSRCQHNSNLETVSWLESGVGLFTISVTGVLYLQHVPPGKLCQQHCKITQTAPSPTFPEGSSHVGSGEAASLSWTSLVRAFLAPPGLLHRLHLLKEPGQRELVSERKDALFPPAEWVSSSSTLAGTRPLQLLPR; this comes from the exons ATGCGGCTGCCGGAGCTGTGCCTGGCGCTCCTCTgcgccgccgccggcaccggctCCCCGGGGTCGGCCCGGGACCAGccgccgggagcagccggggggagGGCGGAGGGGGCGGGACGCGGGGTGCCGGGCGCTGCCGCCCCCCGGGTCGGCGGCGTGGACCCCCGTCATGCGTGGATGCTGCTGGCCGGGAGCCCTGGGCGGGCGAGGGGCAGCCGGGCCCGGGGCAGGACGGGCACGGTCCGGGATGGGACAGGGGCTGGCACAGCACAGGCTGCATTGAAAGTCGGTGTGCCCGGCCCTGCCTCTGTGCCCCCCGGGACCCTCGCCGTGCTGGAAGAGCTGCTGagagagctgcagctcctgctgaaaG TGCGCAGAGAGCAGCGGAGGAAGTGGCAGCCGTGCAGGGGGAATCGTCTGCGGGTGCTGGTCTGCGTGCAGTCCCGCTGCCAGCACAACAG CAATCTGGAGACTGTGTCCTGGCTGGAGAGTGGCGTTGGCCTTTTCACTATCTCCGTCACCGGAGTCCTTTACCTGCAG CATGTACCACCGGGCAAGCTGTGCCAGCAGCACTGCAAGATAACCCAAACTGCACCCAGCCCCACCTTCCCTGAGGGATCCTCGCACGTAGGCAGCGGGGAGGCTGCCTCCTTGAGCTGGACCTCGCTGGTGAGGGCTTTCCTGGCCCCGCCTGGCCTTCTCCACAGGTTACACCTCCTCAAGGAGCCTG GGCAAAGAGAACTTGTCTCTGAAAGGAAAGATGCGCTTTTTCCCCCAGCTGAAtgggtgagcagcagcagcaccctggcAGGGACGAggcctctgcagctcctgcctcgCTGA
- the ERFE gene encoding erythroferrone isoform X7, with the protein MRLPELCLALLCAAAGTGSPGSARDQPPGAAGGRAEGAGRGVPGAAAPRVGGVDPRHAWMLLAGSPGRARGSRARGRTGTVRDGTGAGTAQAALKVGVPGPASVPPGTLAVLEELLRELQLLLKAGEGGDVPPWLGAEPDQWAVHSPHRRVLRLHRYTAPRAQRAAEEVAAVQGESSAGAGLRAVPLPAQQQSGDCVLAGEWRWPFHYLRHRSPLPAGQRELVSERKDALFPPAEWVSSSSTLAGTRPLQLLPR; encoded by the exons ATGCGGCTGCCGGAGCTGTGCCTGGCGCTCCTCTgcgccgccgccggcaccggctCCCCGGGGTCGGCCCGGGACCAGccgccgggagcagccggggggagGGCGGAGGGGGCGGGACGCGGGGTGCCGGGCGCTGCCGCCCCCCGGGTCGGCGGCGTGGACCCCCGTCATGCGTGGATGCTGCTGGCCGGGAGCCCTGGGCGGGCGAGGGGCAGCCGGGCCCGGGGCAGGACGGGCACGGTCCGGGATGGGACAGGGGCTGGCACAGCACAGGCTGCATTGAAAGTCGGTGTGCCCGGCCCTGCCTCTGTGCCCCCCGGGACCCTCGCCGTGCTGGAAGAGCTGCTGagagagctgcagctcctgctgaaaG ccGGAGAGGGAGGGGATGTTCCACCGTGGCTCGGGGCTGAACCTGACCAGTGGGCAGTACACAGCCCCCATCGCCGGGTACTACGCCTTCACCGCTACACTGCACCTCG TGCGCAGAGAGCAGCGGAGGAAGTGGCAGCCGTGCAGGGGGAATCGTCTGCGGGTGCTGGTCTGCGTGCAGTCCCGCTGCCAGCACAACAG CAATCTGGAGACTGTGTCCTGGCTGGAGAGTGGCGTTGGCCTTTTCACTATCTCCGTCACCGGAGTCCTTTACCTGCAG GGCAAAGAGAACTTGTCTCTGAAAGGAAAGATGCGCTTTTTCCCCCAGCTGAAtgggtgagcagcagcagcaccctggcAGGGACGAggcctctgcagctcctgcctcgCTGA
- the ERFE gene encoding erythroferrone isoform X1 — MRLPELCLALLCAAAGTGSPGSARDQPPGAAGGRAEGAGRGVPGAAAPRVGGVDPRHAWMLLAGSPGRARGSRARGRTGTVRDGTGAGTAQAALKVGVPGPASVPPGTLAVLEELLRELQLLLKAMVKEQAKMRRKAWEGREEEEESGEGNPQAGSHRRVEAAFRCQTRENISIEQRAQRELQLYYIPEREGMFHRGSGLNLTSGQYTAPIAGYYAFTATLHLVRREQRRKWQPCRGNRLRVLVCVQSRCQHNSNLETVSWLESGVGLFTISVTGVLYLQHVPPGKLCQQHCKITQTAPSPTFPEGSSHVGSGEAASLSWTSLVRAFLAPPGLLHRLHLLKEPGQRELVSERKDALFPPAEWVSSSSTLAGTRPLQLLPR; from the exons ATGCGGCTGCCGGAGCTGTGCCTGGCGCTCCTCTgcgccgccgccggcaccggctCCCCGGGGTCGGCCCGGGACCAGccgccgggagcagccggggggagGGCGGAGGGGGCGGGACGCGGGGTGCCGGGCGCTGCCGCCCCCCGGGTCGGCGGCGTGGACCCCCGTCATGCGTGGATGCTGCTGGCCGGGAGCCCTGGGCGGGCGAGGGGCAGCCGGGCCCGGGGCAGGACGGGCACGGTCCGGGATGGGACAGGGGCTGGCACAGCACAGGCTGCATTGAAAGTCGGTGTGCCCGGCCCTGCCTCTGTGCCCCCCGGGACCCTCGCCGTGCTGGAAGAGCTGCTGagagagctgcagctcctgctgaaaG CCATGGTGAAGGAGCAGGCGAAGATGCGCAGAAAGGCCTGGGAAgggcgtgaggaagaggaggaaagcgGGGAAGGTAACCCACAGGCCGGGTCCCATCGTCGCGTGGAAGCAGCCTTCCGCTGCCAGACGCGTGAAAACATCTCCATTGAGCAGAGAGCACAGCGGGAGCTGCAGCTTTACTACATT ccGGAGAGGGAGGGGATGTTCCACCGTGGCTCGGGGCTGAACCTGACCAGTGGGCAGTACACAGCCCCCATCGCCGGGTACTACGCCTTCACCGCTACACTGCACCTCG TGCGCAGAGAGCAGCGGAGGAAGTGGCAGCCGTGCAGGGGGAATCGTCTGCGGGTGCTGGTCTGCGTGCAGTCCCGCTGCCAGCACAACAG CAATCTGGAGACTGTGTCCTGGCTGGAGAGTGGCGTTGGCCTTTTCACTATCTCCGTCACCGGAGTCCTTTACCTGCAG CATGTACCACCGGGCAAGCTGTGCCAGCAGCACTGCAAGATAACCCAAACTGCACCCAGCCCCACCTTCCCTGAGGGATCCTCGCACGTAGGCAGCGGGGAGGCTGCCTCCTTGAGCTGGACCTCGCTGGTGAGGGCTTTCCTGGCCCCGCCTGGCCTTCTCCACAGGTTACACCTCCTCAAGGAGCCTG GGCAAAGAGAACTTGTCTCTGAAAGGAAAGATGCGCTTTTTCCCCCAGCTGAAtgggtgagcagcagcagcaccctggcAGGGACGAggcctctgcagctcctgcctcgCTGA
- the ERFE gene encoding erythroferrone isoform X2: MRLPELCLALLCAAAGTGSPGSARDQPPGAAGGRAEGAGRGVPGAAAPRVGGVDPRHAWMLLAGSPGRARGSRARGRTGTVRDGTGAGTAQAALKVGVPGPASVPPGTLAVLEELLRELQLLLKAMVKEQAKMRRKAWEGREEEEESGEGNPQAGSHRRVEAAFRCQTRENISIEQRAQRELQLYYIPEREGMFHRGSGLNLTSGQYTAPIAGYYAFTATLHLGEPPASHRPPPAGEVGDGSHPPLCPSAQRAAEEVAAVQGESSAGAGLRAVPLPAQQQSGDCVLAGEWRWPFHYLRHRSPLPAGQRELVSERKDALFPPAEWVSSSSTLAGTRPLQLLPR; this comes from the exons ATGCGGCTGCCGGAGCTGTGCCTGGCGCTCCTCTgcgccgccgccggcaccggctCCCCGGGGTCGGCCCGGGACCAGccgccgggagcagccggggggagGGCGGAGGGGGCGGGACGCGGGGTGCCGGGCGCTGCCGCCCCCCGGGTCGGCGGCGTGGACCCCCGTCATGCGTGGATGCTGCTGGCCGGGAGCCCTGGGCGGGCGAGGGGCAGCCGGGCCCGGGGCAGGACGGGCACGGTCCGGGATGGGACAGGGGCTGGCACAGCACAGGCTGCATTGAAAGTCGGTGTGCCCGGCCCTGCCTCTGTGCCCCCCGGGACCCTCGCCGTGCTGGAAGAGCTGCTGagagagctgcagctcctgctgaaaG CCATGGTGAAGGAGCAGGCGAAGATGCGCAGAAAGGCCTGGGAAgggcgtgaggaagaggaggaaagcgGGGAAGGTAACCCACAGGCCGGGTCCCATCGTCGCGTGGAAGCAGCCTTCCGCTGCCAGACGCGTGAAAACATCTCCATTGAGCAGAGAGCACAGCGGGAGCTGCAGCTTTACTACATT ccGGAGAGGGAGGGGATGTTCCACCGTGGCTCGGGGCTGAACCTGACCAGTGGGCAGTACACAGCCCCCATCGCCGGGTACTACGCCTTCACCGCTACACTGCACCTCGGTGagcccccagcatcccacagGCCCCCCCCGGCTGGGGAGGTCGGGGATGGCTCTCACCCTCCCCTCTGTCCCAGTGCGCAGAGAGCAGCGGAGGAAGTGGCAGCCGTGCAGGGGGAATCGTCTGCGGGTGCTGGTCTGCGTGCAGTCCCGCTGCCAGCACAACAG CAATCTGGAGACTGTGTCCTGGCTGGAGAGTGGCGTTGGCCTTTTCACTATCTCCGTCACCGGAGTCCTTTACCTGCAG GGCAAAGAGAACTTGTCTCTGAAAGGAAAGATGCGCTTTTTCCCCCAGCTGAAtgggtgagcagcagcagcaccctggcAGGGACGAggcctctgcagctcctgcctcgCTGA
- the ERFE gene encoding erythroferrone isoform X5, whose amino-acid sequence MRLPELCLALLCAAAGTGSPGSARDQPPGAAGGRAEGAGRGVPGAAAPRVGGVDPRHAWMLLAGSPGRARGSRARGRTGTVRDGTGAGTAQAALKVGVPGPASVPPGTLAVLEELLRELQLLLKAMVKEQAKMRRKAWEGREEEEESGEGNPQAGSHRRVEAAFRCQTRENISIEQRAQRELQLYYIPEREGMFHRGSGLNLTSGQYTAPIAGYYAFTATLHLVRREQRRKWQPCRGNRLRVLVCVQSRCQHNSNLETVSWLESGVGLFTISVTGVLYLQGKENLSLKGKMRFFPQLNG is encoded by the exons ATGCGGCTGCCGGAGCTGTGCCTGGCGCTCCTCTgcgccgccgccggcaccggctCCCCGGGGTCGGCCCGGGACCAGccgccgggagcagccggggggagGGCGGAGGGGGCGGGACGCGGGGTGCCGGGCGCTGCCGCCCCCCGGGTCGGCGGCGTGGACCCCCGTCATGCGTGGATGCTGCTGGCCGGGAGCCCTGGGCGGGCGAGGGGCAGCCGGGCCCGGGGCAGGACGGGCACGGTCCGGGATGGGACAGGGGCTGGCACAGCACAGGCTGCATTGAAAGTCGGTGTGCCCGGCCCTGCCTCTGTGCCCCCCGGGACCCTCGCCGTGCTGGAAGAGCTGCTGagagagctgcagctcctgctgaaaG CCATGGTGAAGGAGCAGGCGAAGATGCGCAGAAAGGCCTGGGAAgggcgtgaggaagaggaggaaagcgGGGAAGGTAACCCACAGGCCGGGTCCCATCGTCGCGTGGAAGCAGCCTTCCGCTGCCAGACGCGTGAAAACATCTCCATTGAGCAGAGAGCACAGCGGGAGCTGCAGCTTTACTACATT ccGGAGAGGGAGGGGATGTTCCACCGTGGCTCGGGGCTGAACCTGACCAGTGGGCAGTACACAGCCCCCATCGCCGGGTACTACGCCTTCACCGCTACACTGCACCTCG TGCGCAGAGAGCAGCGGAGGAAGTGGCAGCCGTGCAGGGGGAATCGTCTGCGGGTGCTGGTCTGCGTGCAGTCCCGCTGCCAGCACAACAG CAATCTGGAGACTGTGTCCTGGCTGGAGAGTGGCGTTGGCCTTTTCACTATCTCCGTCACCGGAGTCCTTTACCTGCAG GGCAAAGAGAACTTGTCTCTGAAAGGAAAGATGCGCTTTTTCCCCCAGCTGAAtgggtga
- the ERFE gene encoding erythroferrone isoform X4: protein MRLPELCLALLCAAAGTGSPGSARDQPPGAAGGRAEGAGRGVPGAAAPRVGGVDPRHAWMLLAGSPGRARGSRARGRTGTVRDGTGAGTAQAALKVGVPGPASVPPGTLAVLEELLRELQLLLKAMVKEQAKMRRKAWEGREEEEESGEGNPQAGSHRRVEAAFRCQTRENISIEQRAQRELQLYYIPEREGMFHRGSGLNLTSGQYTAPIAGYYAFTATLHLVRREQRRKWQPCRGNRLRVLVCVQSRCQHNSNLETVSWLESGVGLFTISVTGVLYLQAGQYASVFVDNAADSPLTVQSGSDFSAILIGV from the exons ATGCGGCTGCCGGAGCTGTGCCTGGCGCTCCTCTgcgccgccgccggcaccggctCCCCGGGGTCGGCCCGGGACCAGccgccgggagcagccggggggagGGCGGAGGGGGCGGGACGCGGGGTGCCGGGCGCTGCCGCCCCCCGGGTCGGCGGCGTGGACCCCCGTCATGCGTGGATGCTGCTGGCCGGGAGCCCTGGGCGGGCGAGGGGCAGCCGGGCCCGGGGCAGGACGGGCACGGTCCGGGATGGGACAGGGGCTGGCACAGCACAGGCTGCATTGAAAGTCGGTGTGCCCGGCCCTGCCTCTGTGCCCCCCGGGACCCTCGCCGTGCTGGAAGAGCTGCTGagagagctgcagctcctgctgaaaG CCATGGTGAAGGAGCAGGCGAAGATGCGCAGAAAGGCCTGGGAAgggcgtgaggaagaggaggaaagcgGGGAAGGTAACCCACAGGCCGGGTCCCATCGTCGCGTGGAAGCAGCCTTCCGCTGCCAGACGCGTGAAAACATCTCCATTGAGCAGAGAGCACAGCGGGAGCTGCAGCTTTACTACATT ccGGAGAGGGAGGGGATGTTCCACCGTGGCTCGGGGCTGAACCTGACCAGTGGGCAGTACACAGCCCCCATCGCCGGGTACTACGCCTTCACCGCTACACTGCACCTCG TGCGCAGAGAGCAGCGGAGGAAGTGGCAGCCGTGCAGGGGGAATCGTCTGCGGGTGCTGGTCTGCGTGCAGTCCCGCTGCCAGCACAACAG CAATCTGGAGACTGTGTCCTGGCTGGAGAGTGGCGTTGGCCTTTTCACTATCTCCGTCACCGGAGTCCTTTACCTGCAG GCTGGGCAGTACGCCTCTGTTTTCGTGGACAACGCTGCAGACTCTCCCCTCACTGTTCAAAGCGGCTCTGATTTCAGCGCCATTCTGATAGGGGTATGA
- the ERFE gene encoding erythroferrone isoform X3, translating to MRLPELCLALLCAAAGTGSPGSARDQPPGAAGGRAEGAGRGVPGAAAPRVGGVDPRHAWMLLAGSPGRARGSRARGRTGTVRDGTGAGTAQAALKVGVPGPASVPPGTLAVLEELLRELQLLLKAMVKEQAKMRRKAWEGREEEEESGEGNPQAGSHRRVEAAFRCQTRENISIEQRAQRELQLYYIPEREGMFHRGSGLNLTSGQYTAPIAGYYAFTATLHLGEPPASHRPPPAGEVGDGSHPPLCPSAQRAAEEVAAVQGESSAGAGLRAVPLPAQQQSGDCVLAGEWRWPFHYLRHRSPLPAGWAVRLCFRGQRCRLSPHCSKRL from the exons ATGCGGCTGCCGGAGCTGTGCCTGGCGCTCCTCTgcgccgccgccggcaccggctCCCCGGGGTCGGCCCGGGACCAGccgccgggagcagccggggggagGGCGGAGGGGGCGGGACGCGGGGTGCCGGGCGCTGCCGCCCCCCGGGTCGGCGGCGTGGACCCCCGTCATGCGTGGATGCTGCTGGCCGGGAGCCCTGGGCGGGCGAGGGGCAGCCGGGCCCGGGGCAGGACGGGCACGGTCCGGGATGGGACAGGGGCTGGCACAGCACAGGCTGCATTGAAAGTCGGTGTGCCCGGCCCTGCCTCTGTGCCCCCCGGGACCCTCGCCGTGCTGGAAGAGCTGCTGagagagctgcagctcctgctgaaaG CCATGGTGAAGGAGCAGGCGAAGATGCGCAGAAAGGCCTGGGAAgggcgtgaggaagaggaggaaagcgGGGAAGGTAACCCACAGGCCGGGTCCCATCGTCGCGTGGAAGCAGCCTTCCGCTGCCAGACGCGTGAAAACATCTCCATTGAGCAGAGAGCACAGCGGGAGCTGCAGCTTTACTACATT ccGGAGAGGGAGGGGATGTTCCACCGTGGCTCGGGGCTGAACCTGACCAGTGGGCAGTACACAGCCCCCATCGCCGGGTACTACGCCTTCACCGCTACACTGCACCTCGGTGagcccccagcatcccacagGCCCCCCCCGGCTGGGGAGGTCGGGGATGGCTCTCACCCTCCCCTCTGTCCCAGTGCGCAGAGAGCAGCGGAGGAAGTGGCAGCCGTGCAGGGGGAATCGTCTGCGGGTGCTGGTCTGCGTGCAGTCCCGCTGCCAGCACAACAG CAATCTGGAGACTGTGTCCTGGCTGGAGAGTGGCGTTGGCCTTTTCACTATCTCCGTCACCGGAGTCCTTTACCTGCAG GCTGGGCAGTACGCCTCTGTTTTCGTGGACAACGCTGCAGACTCTCCCCTCACTGTTCAAAGCGGCTCTGA